From the Vibrio vulnificus CMCP6 genome, the window CGCTTTACCCTGTTACCTGCTGCTCTTATCTTGTACAAACCTACGAGCGATAAATCGAAAAACAACCTTTATTCTGTCGTGCTGCGCTCAATTTTAACGCCGAATAAAACCGTGTGTTTTCAGCGCTGATATACTCCTTGCAGGATGAAAAAGAATAGGTGAAAAGCATGTCCAAAACCGCGAAGCTGAATAACGAAGAAAAGTTAGTGAAAAAGGCCTTAGAGATAGGCGGTAAGATGGCCAAAATGCAGGGCTTCGATTTACCTCAATCACCTCAACCCGTGCGTGTAAAAGCCGTCTACCTATTCTTGGTGGATGCCAAGCAAATCGCTCCGTTACCCGACAGCAAGCTCGATGGCGCAAACATCAAGCACCGCCTAGCACTCTGGATTCACGCCGCGTTGCCGGATAACGATCCGCTGAAGTAACTCGTTACTAAAATCGCTGAGTATTGGCCATTTTTGGGGTCAATAGTAATAAACAGTGGTAATTGAAATTTGAGCACTTAGAATGCGCACACTAAAAGTGATAACTGATGTAGAGTGATTTTATGCTTCGTGATTACACCTTCGATTGTCTTGTCTCCATGCCTCGTCATGAACTGGAAGAGTTCAGTGTGCGCATGATCAGTAAAATGGTACCTGAAGACGTGATGAGCGAACTGTTTACTTTTGATCAAGAAGAAGTGGATAGTGAAGACCGCATGTTGTCGGCGCGCCTTGATGCCATGTTGCGTATGACGGCAATCGCACTGAGTGAAATTCAGCAAGCGTTTGATGATTCAGAAAACGCCAAACAAAACAGTGAGCGTATGACTCGCCTTGTGCTTTGGCATTTCTACGCCATCTCATTTCGTTTGGAAGAAGCGATCACGCTTGAAGCGCACTGCGCACAAGTGGAAAAACTGCTCGAAAACACCCCCAACGATGTGTTTGCTTGGG encodes:
- a CDS encoding DUF5062 family protein; the encoded protein is MSKTAKLNNEEKLVKKALEIGGKMAKMQGFDLPQSPQPVRVKAVYLFLVDAKQIAPLPDSKLDGANIKHRLALWIHAALPDNDPLK